A section of the Leptotrichia buccalis C-1013-b genome encodes:
- the pyrB gene encoding aspartate carbamoyltransferase — translation MENIISMNDMGKDEILDILELARKIENCSEEEKLEFLHGKIISTLFFEPSTRTKMSFESAAMRLGANILSLPPVSQSSVKKGESFTDTIKMVEAYSDVIVVRHPFDGAARLASETSKKPVINAGDGSNQHPSQTLLDLYTILEEKGTLENLQIAFVGDLKYGRTVHSLVKALTHFNPTIYFVAPQILQMPDYLLEDLRKHNIKYEILEDFRGCLDKIDVFYMTRIQKERFPDVEDYEKVKGIYVINRENIEKKCKDDMIILHPLPRVDEIDKNLDNTKYALYFKQAKNGIPVRQAMMMTVLKKDKEFFSVNLLF, via the coding sequence GTGGAAAATATTATTTCTATGAATGATATGGGAAAAGATGAAATTCTTGATATTTTAGAACTGGCAAGAAAAATTGAAAATTGTTCGGAAGAGGAGAAATTAGAGTTTTTGCATGGAAAAATTATTTCAACTTTATTCTTTGAGCCAAGTACACGTACTAAAATGTCATTTGAATCTGCCGCAATGCGACTTGGGGCAAATATCCTGTCATTACCGCCTGTGAGTCAGTCATCTGTAAAAAAAGGGGAATCTTTTACGGATACGATAAAAATGGTGGAAGCGTATTCAGATGTGATTGTTGTGCGTCATCCATTTGACGGCGCGGCACGACTTGCTTCAGAAACATCAAAAAAACCTGTTATTAATGCGGGAGATGGCTCTAATCAGCATCCTAGCCAGACATTGCTTGATTTGTATACAATTCTGGAGGAAAAAGGTACGCTTGAGAATTTACAAATTGCATTTGTTGGAGACTTGAAGTATGGAAGGACAGTTCATTCGCTGGTAAAGGCACTTACACATTTTAATCCAACGATTTATTTTGTAGCGCCACAAATCTTGCAAATGCCTGATTATTTACTGGAAGATTTGAGAAAACATAATATAAAATATGAAATTCTGGAGGATTTTAGAGGCTGTCTTGATAAAATTGATGTTTTTTATATGACTAGAATTCAGAAAGAGAGATTTCCAGATGTTGAAGACTATGAGAAAGTGAAGGGAATTTACGTTATAAATCGTGAAAATATTGAAAAAAAATGTAAGGACGATATGATAATTTTACATCCTTTGCCAAGAGTTGATGAAATTGACAAAAATTTGGACAATACAAAATATGCTTTATATTTCAAGCAAGCTAAAAATGGGATTCCTGTGAGGCAGGCAATGATGATGACTGTTTTAAAAAAGGATAAGGAATTTTTTTCTGTAAATTTATTATTTTAG
- the pyrI gene encoding aspartate carbamoyltransferase regulatory subunit, whose translation MSEGRELLIRAIKNGIVIDHIPSEKVFAIVEILKLKEYSERITVATNMPSSSLGRKGIIKIEEKILEEKELNNISLLAPNVTINIIDNYEVVEKSKLDKLDKVIGLMKCDNPKCISNHENIETKFIRVEEDLNENNLEEKTKYKCFYCEKIILEDEIQIQ comes from the coding sequence ATGTCTGAAGGAAGAGAATTACTGATACGGGCAATAAAAAATGGAATTGTAATAGACCATATCCCGTCAGAAAAAGTTTTTGCAATCGTGGAAATCTTAAAATTAAAAGAATACAGTGAAAGAATAACAGTTGCAACAAATATGCCAAGCAGCTCACTTGGAAGAAAAGGGATTATAAAAATTGAAGAAAAAATACTTGAAGAAAAAGAGTTGAATAATATTTCACTGCTTGCTCCAAATGTTACAATAAATATTATTGACAATTATGAAGTTGTAGAAAAATCAAAATTAGATAAATTGGATAAAGTTATCGGACTTATGAAATGTGATAATCCAAAATGTATTTCAAATCACGAAAATATTGAAACAAAATTTATCCGCGTAGAAGAAGATTTAAATGAAAATAATTTGGAAGAAAAAACAAAATATAAATGCTTTTATTGCGAAAAAATAATTTTGGAAGATGAAATACAAATTCAATAA
- the pyrF gene encoding orotidine-5'-phosphate decarboxylase — protein MAKIDEKAKERIFVALDYNNMEDAKRLVKELGDNISMYKVGLESYLNTDGKLVDYLHEKGKKVFLDLKFHDITNTVKMACANAIKKNVFMFNIHCSNGSKTMREVAELVKESKSESLLIGVTILTNLGENDIFEMFKSKLKLEEIVLNLATLARNSGMHGIVCSPQEAKDVKEKLGKDFVTVCPGVRPKFTLNADGKSDDDQTRIMTPADAIRQGVDFLVVGRPITKAENPVESAKLILEEISEVLI, from the coding sequence ATGGCTAAAATTGATGAAAAAGCAAAAGAGCGAATATTTGTTGCATTGGATTATAATAATATGGAAGATGCAAAAAGGCTAGTGAAAGAACTGGGAGATAATATTTCTATGTACAAAGTTGGACTGGAAAGCTATCTTAATACAGATGGAAAATTAGTTGATTACTTGCATGAAAAAGGAAAGAAAGTATTTTTAGACTTGAAGTTTCACGATATTACAAATACTGTGAAAATGGCTTGTGCGAATGCTATTAAAAAAAATGTGTTTATGTTTAATATCCATTGCTCAAATGGAAGTAAAACTATGAGGGAAGTTGCTGAATTAGTTAAGGAAAGTAAATCAGAAAGTCTTTTAATTGGAGTTACGATTTTGACAAACTTGGGAGAAAATGATATTTTTGAAATGTTTAAAAGTAAACTAAAATTGGAGGAAATTGTTTTAAATCTTGCTACACTTGCTAGAAACAGCGGAATGCATGGAATTGTATGTTCGCCACAGGAGGCAAAAGATGTGAAAGAGAAATTAGGGAAGGATTTTGTGACAGTTTGTCCAGGAGTACGTCCTAAATTTACATTAAATGCTGATGGGAAAAGTGATGATGACCAGACACGGATTATGACACCAGCAGACGCGATAAGACAGGGAGTGGATTTTCTTGTAGTTGGGCGTCCAATAACTAAGGCTGAAAATCCTGTGGAAAGTGCGAAATTGATTTTGGAGGAAATTTCTGAGGTTTTAATTTAA
- a CDS encoding dihydroorotase, producing MEKKEIIILKNGTDVFGHKIEILINGEIIEKISENIDVKEFESKDNVRIIDVNQKLIMPGVIDVHTHMREPGITYKEDFGTGSRACAKAGVTTFYDMPNTIPTTATLESLQEKKKLASEKSIINFGLHFGGSKNDNVEEIKKVLKNSEANTVKIFMNVTTGEMLIEDNEILKKVFENSKLVLVHAEHEMIDKAIELNKNYGKGLYVCHIPSAEELKKVINAKKDGNLNTEKHPVYAEVTPHHLFLNTEIRESTERNKMLLRMKPELREKSDNEFLWEAINRGEVDTIGTDHAPHLIKEKLEKVTFGMPGVETSLALMINAYNKGKISLEMIQKLMCENPAKIMKILKRGKLQEGYFADIIVVDTKKEWIVGIDDTIESKCGWTPYENWKLKGKNIMTIVNGKIVYENGKIQENVKNGKEIEFYN from the coding sequence ATGGAAAAAAAAGAAATTATTATTCTAAAAAATGGAACAGACGTTTTTGGACATAAAATTGAAATTTTGATAAATGGAGAAATTATTGAAAAAATTTCTGAAAACATTGATGTAAAAGAATTTGAAAGTAAAGATAATGTGAGAATTATTGATGTTAATCAGAAATTGATAATGCCAGGAGTTATTGATGTTCACACACATATGAGAGAGCCTGGAATTACGTATAAGGAAGATTTTGGAACAGGTTCACGTGCTTGTGCAAAAGCTGGAGTTACAACTTTTTATGATATGCCAAATACAATTCCGACAACTGCAACATTGGAAAGTTTGCAGGAAAAGAAAAAATTGGCAAGTGAGAAGTCCATTATAAATTTTGGACTGCATTTTGGTGGGAGTAAAAATGATAATGTTGAGGAAATAAAAAAAGTTTTGAAAAATAGTGAAGCGAATACAGTAAAAATTTTTATGAATGTTACGACTGGAGAAATGCTTATTGAAGATAATGAAATTTTGAAGAAAGTCTTTGAAAATTCTAAATTAGTACTAGTTCACGCAGAGCATGAAATGATTGACAAAGCAATAGAACTCAATAAAAATTATGGAAAAGGACTTTATGTATGCCATATCCCATCGGCAGAAGAATTGAAAAAAGTTATAAATGCTAAAAAAGATGGAAATCTGAATACAGAAAAACATCCAGTTTATGCAGAAGTTACGCCGCATCATTTGTTTTTAAATACTGAAATTCGAGAAAGTACAGAGCGAAACAAAATGCTTTTGAGAATGAAGCCTGAATTAAGAGAAAAATCTGACAATGAATTTTTGTGGGAAGCTATAAATCGTGGAGAAGTAGATACAATTGGGACTGATCACGCACCGCATTTAATCAAAGAAAAATTGGAAAAAGTTACTTTTGGTATGCCGGGAGTTGAAACTTCGCTTGCTCTTATGATAAATGCCTATAATAAAGGAAAAATTTCACTTGAAATGATTCAAAAGTTAATGTGTGAAAATCCTGCTAAGATAATGAAAATTTTAAAAAGAGGAAAACTGCAGGAAGGGTATTTTGCAGATATAATAGTTGTAGATACTAAGAAAGAATGGATTGTTGGTATAGATGACACGATTGAGTCAAAATGTGGATGGACTCCTTATGAAAATTGGAAATTAAAAGGAAAAAATATAATGACAATTGTAAATGGGAAAATTGTTTATGAAAATGGGAAAATTCAGGAAAATGTGAAAAATGGGAAAGAAATTGAATTTTATAATTAA
- the pyrE gene encoding orotate phosphoribosyltransferase: MTNLTLEEKVAKALFDVKAVKINVGEPFTFASGIKSPIYCDNRYVLGFSKERDTIVEAFVERIDKDVDVIVGVATAGIPWASFIADRMKKPLAYVRNKPKDHGAGKQIEGAEVKGKKVVVIEDLITTGKSSLIAVDVLQKEEVRELEVKSIFSYGFDSAKENYAKYNCKFSSLSNFDVLIRLLAQTDYLTQNEAGIALEWSKNPEKWGK, encoded by the coding sequence ATGACTAATTTAACATTAGAAGAAAAAGTAGCAAAGGCATTATTTGATGTAAAAGCAGTGAAAATTAACGTAGGAGAGCCGTTTACATTTGCTTCTGGAATAAAAAGCCCTATTTACTGTGATAACCGTTATGTTTTAGGTTTTTCTAAAGAGAGAGACACAATTGTAGAAGCATTTGTGGAAAGAATTGATAAAGATGTGGATGTAATTGTGGGAGTGGCTACAGCAGGAATTCCTTGGGCCTCATTTATCGCCGACAGAATGAAAAAGCCACTTGCATATGTAAGAAATAAACCTAAAGACCATGGTGCTGGAAAACAAATTGAAGGTGCAGAAGTTAAAGGGAAAAAAGTTGTTGTAATTGAGGATTTAATTACAACAGGAAAGAGTAGCCTTATAGCAGTTGATGTACTGCAAAAGGAAGAAGTAAGGGAACTGGAAGTAAAATCAATTTTTTCTTACGGATTTGACAGCGCAAAAGAAAATTATGCGAAATATAACTGCAAGTTCAGTTCGCTTTCAAATTTTGATGTTTTAATAAGATTATTAGCACAAACTGATTATTTGACACAAAATGAAGCGGGAATTGCTTTGGAATGGAGTAAAAATCCTGAAAAATGGGGAAAATAA
- a CDS encoding Cof-type HAD-IIB family hydrolase, with protein sequence MIKLIAIDMDGTLLNEKKHIEKAQKEAIHEAIEAGIKIVLCTGRPLYGILPFYKELGLQELDQEGYVILNNGCSVHKTKDWELIECAEITPDDMEHLYKFSEKYDINFTLVDETHYFNIGRKPTKELIMDAQFVFSDITDITLEEAKSGKYKIVKVMFLGDPEEMKKFQTEYEDMIKERYEGVLSQSYVYEVLPKGYNKGTGLKNLAEKLGIKQEEVMAIGDGNNDVEMLEYANYGVAMGNASKLARNAAKYTTDTNENDGVAKAIRKYALNKL encoded by the coding sequence ATGATAAAATTAATTGCAATTGATATGGATGGAACTTTGTTAAATGAGAAAAAGCACATTGAAAAAGCACAAAAGGAAGCAATTCACGAAGCAATAGAAGCTGGTATAAAGATTGTATTGTGTACAGGCAGACCTTTATATGGGATTTTACCGTTTTATAAAGAACTTGGGTTGCAAGAACTGGATCAGGAGGGATATGTTATTTTAAATAATGGATGTTCAGTTCATAAAACAAAAGACTGGGAACTGATAGAATGTGCAGAGATTACACCTGACGATATGGAACATTTATATAAATTTTCTGAAAAATATGACATAAACTTTACATTAGTTGATGAAACGCATTATTTTAACATTGGTAGAAAACCAACTAAAGAGCTTATTATGGACGCTCAGTTTGTATTTTCGGACATTACAGATATAACTTTGGAAGAAGCGAAAAGTGGGAAATATAAAATAGTCAAAGTTATGTTTTTAGGAGATCCAGAAGAAATGAAAAAATTTCAGACAGAATATGAAGATATGATAAAAGAGAGATACGAAGGCGTATTAAGTCAGTCTTATGTTTATGAAGTATTGCCAAAAGGCTATAATAAAGGAACTGGATTAAAGAATTTAGCAGAAAAACTGGGAATAAAGCAGGAAGAAGTAATGGCAATAGGTGATGGAAATAACGATGTTGAAATGCTTGAATATGCAAATTATGGGGTTGCAATGGGAAATGCTTCCAAATTAGCAAGAAACGCCGCTAAATATACAACTGACACTAATGAAAATGATGGAGTGGCAAAGGCAATTAGAAAATATGCTTTAAATAAATTATAA
- a CDS encoding Gfo/Idh/MocA family protein, whose translation MEKELKWAVLGTGVIANEMAQALQKMGKKLYAVANRTYDKAVEFSEKYGAEKVYEKIDDMFTDKKSDIIYITTPHNTHIKFMLEALKNGKHVLCEKSITLNSEELEKAVKIAKEKNLILGEAMTIFNMPLYTKLSDIVNSGKLGDVKMIQVNFGSYKEYDMNNRFFNRNLAGGALLDIGVYAISITRLFMTSKPDNVLSQVKYAPTGVDEQVGIIMMNKEQQMSTIALTLHSKQPKRVVIACEKAYIEVLEYPRADKAKIVYTETGEIEEIEEGITANALQYEMQNMEKSVKSGINQMKLEYTRDVMDIMTNLRKEWGMTYPEEEK comes from the coding sequence ATGGAAAAAGAATTAAAATGGGCAGTTTTAGGAACAGGAGTAATTGCAAATGAAATGGCGCAGGCACTTCAAAAAATGGGGAAAAAATTATATGCTGTGGCAAACAGAACTTATGATAAAGCTGTAGAATTTTCTGAAAAATATGGTGCAGAAAAAGTTTATGAAAAAATAGACGATATGTTTACTGATAAGAAAAGTGATATAATTTATATTACAACTCCACATAATACACATATAAAATTTATGCTCGAAGCATTAAAAAATGGGAAACATGTGCTTTGTGAAAAATCAATTACTTTAAATAGTGAAGAGCTGGAAAAAGCAGTAAAAATTGCAAAAGAAAAAAATCTTATTCTTGGTGAAGCAATGACAATCTTTAATATGCCGCTTTACACAAAATTATCAGATATAGTAAATTCAGGTAAGTTAGGCGATGTAAAAATGATTCAGGTTAATTTTGGAAGTTATAAGGAATATGACATGAATAACAGATTCTTTAACAGAAATTTAGCTGGAGGAGCATTACTTGATATAGGTGTTTATGCAATTTCAATCACAAGATTATTTATGACTTCAAAACCTGATAATGTCCTATCTCAAGTAAAATATGCTCCAACTGGCGTAGATGAGCAAGTGGGAATAATTATGATGAATAAGGAACAGCAAATGTCAACAATTGCTCTGACACTTCATTCAAAACAGCCAAAAAGAGTTGTAATTGCTTGTGAAAAAGCATACATTGAAGTTCTTGAATACCCGAGAGCTGATAAAGCTAAAATTGTTTATACAGAAACAGGAGAAATAGAAGAAATCGAAGAAGGAATAACAGCAAATGCACTTCAGTATGAAATGCAAAATATGGAAAAATCTGTAAAATCTGGAATTAATCAAATGAAATTAGAATACACAAGAGATGTAATGGATATTATGACAAATTTACGAAAAGAATGGGGAATGACTTATCCTGAAGAAGAAAAATAA